In Massilia forsythiae, one DNA window encodes the following:
- a CDS encoding sugar MFS transporter encodes MQIGQSAAPAGAASSTPANVASLRVFVFALFFIFGGITSLNDVIIPKLKDLFTLSYAQAMLVQSAFFAAYFIVSLPAAAIVRRFGYMRTAVAGLLTMTLGCLLFIPASSSGMFATFLLALFVLAAGITIVQVVANPLISMLGAPATASSRLTFAQAFNSLGTTVFPYVGAILILGSLAHVDQTALNAAELAAYRAAESQVVVHTYIGLAIALAIVAGLVWMNRNRLAEHTGGQGDLLDALQLLRQPRFAFGALCIFLYVGAEVAVGSLIVNYLMQSDVLGLGAEAAGKHVPLYWGGAMVGRFLGAYVLRVCSPGKVLAAVGAIAALLLLVAGTGSGAVSGWSLLAIGLVNSIMFPTIFTLASEGLGERAADGSGLICMAIVGGAIVPLLTGYVADASGLRISLAVPAVCYLLILLFGWYARRPLQRC; translated from the coding sequence ATGCAAATCGGCCAATCCGCCGCCCCTGCCGGCGCCGCCTCTTCCACGCCCGCGAACGTCGCCAGCCTGCGCGTGTTCGTGTTCGCGCTGTTCTTCATCTTCGGCGGCATCACCAGCCTGAACGACGTGATCATTCCCAAGCTGAAGGATCTGTTCACCCTCAGCTATGCCCAGGCCATGCTGGTGCAATCGGCCTTCTTCGCTGCCTATTTCATCGTCTCGCTGCCGGCCGCCGCCATCGTGCGCCGCTTCGGCTACATGCGCACCGCCGTGGCCGGTTTGCTGACCATGACGCTCGGCTGCCTGCTGTTCATCCCGGCCTCGTCGTCCGGCATGTTCGCCACCTTCCTGCTGGCGCTGTTCGTGCTGGCCGCCGGCATCACCATCGTGCAGGTGGTGGCCAACCCGCTGATCTCGATGCTGGGTGCGCCCGCCACCGCGTCCAGCCGCCTGACCTTCGCGCAAGCCTTCAATTCGCTCGGCACCACGGTGTTCCCCTACGTCGGCGCGATCCTGATCCTGGGCTCGCTCGCCCACGTCGACCAGACTGCCTTGAACGCGGCCGAGCTGGCCGCCTACCGCGCCGCCGAGAGCCAAGTGGTGGTGCATACCTATATCGGCCTGGCGATCGCGCTGGCCATCGTCGCCGGCCTGGTCTGGATGAACCGCAACCGCCTGGCCGAACACACCGGCGGCCAGGGCGATTTGCTGGACGCCCTGCAACTGCTGCGCCAGCCGCGCTTCGCCTTCGGCGCACTGTGCATCTTCCTGTACGTCGGCGCCGAAGTCGCGGTCGGCTCGCTGATCGTGAACTACCTGATGCAATCGGACGTGCTGGGACTGGGCGCGGAAGCTGCCGGCAAGCACGTGCCGCTGTACTGGGGCGGCGCCATGGTCGGGCGCTTCCTGGGCGCCTACGTGCTGCGCGTGTGCTCGCCGGGCAAGGTGCTGGCCGCGGTCGGCGCCATCGCCGCGCTGCTGCTGCTGGTCGCCGGCACCGGCAGCGGCGCCGTCTCGGGCTGGAGCTTGCTGGCCATTGGCCTGGTCAATTCCATCATGTTTCCCACCATTTTCACGCTGGCCTCGGAAGGCCTGGGCGAGCGCGCCGCCGACGGCTCGGGCCTGATCTGCATGGCCATCGTCGGCGGCGCCATCGTGCCGCTGCTGACCGGCTACGTGGCCGACGCTTCCGGCCTGCGCATTTCCCTGGCGGTGCCGGCCGTGTGCTACCTGCTGATCCTGCTGTTCGGCTGGTACGCGCGCCGTCCGCTGCAGCGCTGCTGA
- a CDS encoding glycosyltransferase family 2 protein — translation MNAAAGARSSCCVVCYHDRPERIERLLASVTTGRPGMLVYVIDNSRTDALRSLAQRFGALYRHQPDNPGYARAHNGALRAAADAGSSYHLVLNPDIQLPLDGIGKLLAYMEQHPEAGLVAPRVHYPDGSLQPLCKLLPHPLELLVRRFFPLLHRSSGRRARYELHGSGYSRVMEVPALSGCCMLMRVETVLRAGLFDERFFLYFEDVDLSRRIGRIARTVFVPHVAIVHDDARGSYRSWRLFWHHLVSAARYFNKWGWLRDEERDRINAQALRAYDQARGRAQGAGAPGTDLAP, via the coding sequence ATGAATGCGGCCGCCGGCGCGCGCAGCAGCTGCTGCGTCGTCTGCTATCACGACCGGCCGGAACGGATCGAACGGCTGCTGGCCAGCGTCACCACCGGCAGGCCGGGCATGCTGGTGTATGTGATCGACAATTCGCGCACCGATGCCCTGCGTTCGCTGGCGCAGCGCTTCGGCGCGCTGTACCGGCACCAGCCGGACAATCCCGGCTATGCGCGCGCGCACAACGGCGCCTTGCGCGCCGCGGCGGACGCCGGCAGCAGCTACCACCTGGTGCTCAATCCGGACATCCAGCTGCCGCTGGACGGCATCGGCAAGCTGCTGGCCTACATGGAGCAGCATCCCGAGGCGGGCCTGGTGGCGCCGCGCGTGCATTATCCGGACGGCAGCCTGCAGCCGCTGTGCAAGCTGCTGCCGCATCCGCTCGAACTGCTGGTGCGCCGTTTCTTTCCGCTGCTGCACCGCTCCAGCGGGCGGCGGGCACGCTACGAACTGCACGGCAGCGGTTACAGCCGGGTGATGGAGGTGCCGGCCTTGTCCGGCTGCTGCATGCTGATGCGGGTCGAGACGGTGCTGCGCGCCGGCCTGTTCGACGAGCGCTTCTTCCTGTACTTCGAGGATGTCGACCTGTCGCGCCGCATCGGGCGCATCGCGCGCACCGTGTTCGTGCCGCACGTGGCCATCGTGCACGACGACGCGCGCGGTTCGTACCGCAGCTGGCGCCTGTTCTGGCACCACCTGGTGTCGGCCGCGCGCTATTTCAACAAGTGGGGCTGGCTGCGCGACGAGGAGCGCGACCGCATCAATGCGCAGGCGCTGCGCGCCTACGACCAGGCGCGCGGCCGGGCGCAGGGCGCCGGCGCGCCCGGCACCGATTTGGCGCCATGA